One stretch of Anabas testudineus chromosome 24, fAnaTes1.2, whole genome shotgun sequence DNA includes these proteins:
- the gpr63 gene encoding probable G-protein coupled receptor 63 → MVHSTTAPLPEAGDVNASLCCLLTRLLNLSERPPMENIFTANDTLGSQSPPALLTPTATAFESLQVVSVPLQVFFCFVMVAILLVALLGNVVVCLMVYQRSAMRSAINILLASLAFADMMLAILNMPFALVTVLTTKWIFGEVFCRVSAMLFWFFVMEGVAILLIISIDRFLIIVQKQDKLSPQRAKLLIVVTWGLSFIFSFPLAVGSPPLQIPPRAPQCVFGYSTEPGYRAYVLILLLVFFFIPFMVMLYTFMGILNTIRHNAIRIHSHPDSICLSQASKLGLLSLQRPFQMNIDMSFKTRAFATILILFSVFTVCWAPFTAYSLVTTFNSGFYHKDSFFQISTWVLWLCYLKSALNPLIYYWRIKKFRDACLDLMPKYFKFLPQLPGNTKRRIQPSAVYVCGEHRSVV, encoded by the coding sequence ATGGTTCATTCCACTACAGCTCCCCTTCCAGAGGCAGGGGACGTTAACGCCAGTCTCTGCTGCCTCCTTACGAGGCTGCTGAACCTTTCTGAGAGGCCGCCGATGGAGAACATCTTCACTGCAAATGATACCCTGGGCTCCCAGTCGCCCCCAGCGCTGCTCACACCTACCGCGACAGCTTTTGAGAGCCTGCAGGTGGTCAGCGTACCTCTGcaggtcttcttctgctttgtcATGGTTGCCATCCTACTAGTGGCCTTGTTGGGGAATGTGGTGGTGTGCCTGATGGTGTATCAGAGATCTGCCATGCGCTCGGCAATCAACATCCTTCTGGCAAGCTTGGCATTTGCAGACATGATGCTGGCCATCCTCAACATGCCCTTTGCTCTGGTTACCGTCCTGACCACCAAGTGGATTTTTGGAGAAGTTTTCTGCCGAGTGTCAGCCATGCTCTTTTGGTTCTTTGTGATGGAAGGTGTGGCTATACTGCTTATAATAAGCATAGATCGTTTTCTTATTATTGTCCAGAAGCAAGATAAGCTGAGCCCACAGAGAGCCAAACTGCTCATAGTGGTAACATGGGGactgtctttcattttctctttccccCTGGCTGTTGGTTCCCCTCCCCTACAGATCCCTCCTAGGGCTCCTCAATGTGTATTTGGCTACAGCACTGAGCCTGGTTACCGAGCCTATGTATTGATACTACtgctagttttctttttcataccTTTCATGGTTATGCTGTACACATTCATGGGGATCCTGAATACCATCCGCCACAATGCCATCCGCATCCACAGCCACCCAGATAGCATCTGCCTGAGCCAGGCTAGCAAACTGGGCCTGCTGAGCCTCCAGAGACCTTTCCAAATGAACATAGACATGAGCTTCAAGACCCGTGCCTTTGCCAccatcctcatcctcttctctgtgtttacagtgtgttggGCTCCTTTCACGGCCTACAGTTTGGTAACTACCTTTAACTCTGGGTTCTACCACAAAGACAGCTTTTTTCAAATCAGCACATGGGTCCTGTGGTTGTGCTACCTCAAGTCAGCCCTCAACCCTCTCATTTACTACTGGCGGATCAAGAAGTTCCGCGATGCCTGCCTTGATCTGATGCCCAAGTACTTCAAGTTTCTTCCTCAGCTCCCAGGCAACACAAAGAGGCGAATACAGCCGAGTGCAGTTTATGTGTGTGGAGAACATCGCTCTGTGGTTTAA
- the ndufaf4 gene encoding NADH dehydrogenase [ubiquinone] 1 alpha subcomplex assembly factor 4, producing the protein MSSVNLTNMGAHVARMFRNFNLENRVHREISKEKPRPAPRHPVDPPPSTRHSEAMTQKNEPLLGLLKSVYVESTDPAAAEQASREVTVGERAERRPLRFSLPGRPYGLVELTNVAKGKLVITEALEALSSHQQQPQTWTPEKIAQEYCLDLKETKALLDFFIPFQVQIIPPKSAKAKQIKAAKDWTVDEH; encoded by the exons ATGTCCTCAGTGAACCTGACAAACATGGGAGCACACGTTGCGCGGATGTTCCGAAATTTCAACCTAGAAAATCGGGTCCACCGAGAAATTTCCAAAGAGAAGCCGCGACCAGCGCCTCGACACCCGGTCGACCCGCCGCCCTCGACCCGGCACTCTGAAG CAATGACCCAGAAGAACGAGCCTCTGCTCGGTCTCCTCAAGTCCGTGTATGTGGAGTCCAcagatccagcagcagcagagcag GCATCGAGGGAGGTGACGGTGGGCGAACGAGCGGAGCGTCGGCCGCTCAGGTTCAGTTTACCAGGGCGCCCATACGGCCTAGTGGAGCTCACTAATGTTGCTAAAGGCAAACTGGTCATCACTGAAGCTTTGGAGGCCCTCAGCAGccaccagcagcagcctcagacGTGGACACCAGAAAAGATCGCTCAGGAATATTGTCTGGACTTGAAAGAAACAAAGGCTCTACTAGATTTTTTCATCCCTTTCCAGGTTCAGATCATACCGCCCAAGAGTGCGAAAGCCAAGCAAATAAAGGCTGCTAAGGACTGGACTGTTGATGAACACTAG
- the dse gene encoding dermatan-sulfate epimerase isoform X3 codes for MYEKSYVRGWGFQYLHNHQPTNCVALLTGSLVYMTQGYLQEAYLWTKQVLSIMEKSMVLLQDVTDGSLYEGVAYGTYTSRSLFQYMFLVQRHFAISHFDHPWLLKHFAFLYRTILPGFQRTVAIADSNYNWFYGPESQLVFLDRYVLRNGSGNWLADLIHQNRVMEGPGQAGKGQRWCTLHTEFIWYDPSLIPKPPADFGTPQLHYFEDWGVVTYGSALPADTNRTFVSFKSGKLGGRAIFDIVHKNKYKEWIKGWRNFNAGHEHPDQNTFTFAPNGVPFITEALYGPKYTLLNNAVLFGSAVSGSCFRPWAGQVTEACDSKWLKYKVGLAADAQGRVEAAMERKGMVFIRGEGRSAYNPDLKIRNFQRNLLLLHPQILLLVDHIHLEPDSPTRAMSAFFHNTDLPFQDAQVDGVHGAFVSHGEDKYKMFWMDDMGHSNKGVLGYWNYPRGYPYNGSNYVNVTMPLRYPHTRVAYIFFGPGVDVQSFSLRGDDQRVDVYLATKDHTYTIYLLTGEVTSKPLFAMVLLDHTKIVFEKAEAKVDSSPEEVEEYVNVMEDNLQHVKPVFQQMERHILGRVLNTASFRKTAERLLQFSDKKKTEEVIEKMFAMSKKQGKGKGGKKVNLGEKLSESLPDIFAQIEVNEKKERQRTSKRTYEDSPEEGDADSRAFMDYTDGRKNRKGGFVKGRKFKEVHMVATEGSEGLPSTASYIRLFLLLNTATFFLLLAVLLTRFQRGRSLHTQRCFYTILLIDCFILLYLYSSCSHTQC; via the exons GTTACCTTCAGGAGGCCTACCTGTGGACCAAGCAGGTCCTGTCCATCATGGAGAAGTCCATGGTCCTTCTGCAGGATGTGACAGATGGCTCCCTGTATGAAGGGGTGGCTTATGGGACCTACACCAGCCGCTCTCTGTTCCAGTACATGTTCCTGGTGCAACGCCACTTTGCCATCAGCCACTTCGACCACCCCTGGCTCCTTAAACACTTTGCCTTCCTCTATAGGACCATTCTACCTG GATTTCAGCGGACTGTAGCCATTGCAGACTCCAATTACAACTGGTTCTATGGGCCAGAGAGCCAGCTGGTGTTCCTGGACCGCTATGTGTTGCGTAATGGCAGTGGAAACTGGCTGGCAGATCTGATTCATCAAAACAGGGTGATGGAAGGGCCAGGGCAAGCTGGGAAGGGCCAGCGCTGGTGTACACTCCACACAGAGTTCATCTG GTATGACCCGAGTTTGATACCCAAGCCCCCAGCAGATTTTGGAACACCCCAACTACACTACTTTGAGGACTGGGGCGTGGTCACGTATGGCAGTGCCTTACCTGCAGACACCAACCGCACCTTTGTGTCCTTCAAGTCAGGGAAGCTGGGAGGACGTGCCATCTTCGACATCGTTCACAAAAACAAGTACAAAGAGTGGATCAAAGGGTGGAGGAACTTCAATGCTGGTCACGAACACCCAGATCAGAATACTTTCACTTTTGCACCCAATGGTGTCCCATTTATTACAGAAGCACTGTATGGACCAAAGTACACTTTACTGAACAATGCAGTCTTGTTTGGCTCAGCCGTCTCAGGGAGCTGTTTTAGGCCATGGGCTGGACAGGTTACAGAGGCTTGTGACTCTAAGTGGTTGAAGTACAAGGTGGGACTGGCAGCTGACGCCCAAGGCAGAGTGGAAGCTGCTATGGAGAGAAAAGGAATGGTCTTTATCCGTGGTGAGGGACGCTCTGCTTATAATCCAGACCTGAAGATCAGGAACTTTCAGCGGaacctgctcctcctccacccacagATCCTACTTCTTGTGGATCACATCCACCTGGAACCTGACAGCCCAACCAGGGCCATGAGTGCCTTCTTTCACAACACAGATCTTCCGTTCCAGGATGCACAAGTGGATGGCGTTCATGGAGCGTTTGTATCACATGGTGAGGACAAATACAAGATGTTCTGGATGGATGACATGGGGCACAGTAACAAAGGAGTGCTAGGTTACTGGAATTATCCCCGAGGGTACCCATACAATGGCTCTAACTATGTGAATGTCACAATGCCATTGAGGTACCCTCATACACGGGTGGCCTACATTTTCTTTGGACCAGGCGTAGATGTACAGAGCTTTAGCCTGCGTGGTGATGACCAGAGAGTGGATGTCTACCTGGCCACCAAAGATCACACTTACACCATTTATCTGCTGACCGGAGAGGTGACCAGCAAACCCCTGTTTGCCATGGTACTGCTGGACCACACCAAGATTGTGTTCGAGAAGGCAGAGGCTAAGGTGGACAGCTCACCAGAGGAAGTAGAGGAGTATGTTAACGTGATGGAGGACAACCTCCAGCACGTCAAGCCTGTCTTCCAGCAGATGGAAAGACACATACTTGGACGCGTTCTTAACACTGCAAGCTTCCGGAAGACAGCCGAGCGCCTCCTCCAATTCTCTGACAAAAAGAAGACGGAAGAGGTCATTGAGAAGATGTTTGCTATGTCCAAGAAGCAGGGCAAAGGTAAAGGGGGGAAGAAAGTGAACCTTGGGGAGAAGCTTTCTGAGAGTCTGCCTGATATTTTTGCACAGATTGAAGTGAATGAGAAGAAGGAGCGACAGAGGACTTCAAAGCGCACGTATGAGGACAGTCCGGAAGAGGGAGATGCAGACTCTCGGGCCTTCATGGATTATACAGATGGCCGCAAAAACAGGAAAGGCGGCTTCGTCAAGGGTCGCAAATTCAAAGAGGTTCACATGGTGGCTACCGAAGGGAGTGAGGGTCTCCCCAGCACTGCCTCCTACATCagactcttcctcctcctcaacaCTGCCACCTTCTTTTTACTGCTGGCTGTGTTACTGACTCGCTTTCAGAGGGGTCGAAGCTTGCACACGCAGAGGTGTTTCTACACCATTCTTCTGATCGACTGCTTCATCTTACTTTACCTCTACTCCTCCTGCTCgcacacacagtgttaa